GAAACTTTTATGTTATATTCAACCAACTTAGGTTTTATATACTCATTAAGTTCATCTATAGAGTATTCACTAAAATTCTTCTCATTTACCCCCCTTATAGATATATAATTCATTCCTAGATTTTTAACAGTTTCTAGTTGAGTAGTAAAATCACTACTTATTTCATCTGAGAAACCTGATATATGTATATTTTGTAACATACATTCCCCCCTATACTTTTGTTATTTTTTTAACTTTAATTAGTTTTATTATCTAACATAAAACTTAATTAAATATGTATTTTGTATAATTAACTCGTTGTGCTAGTTAAATTTTTCAATAATAAAACTCCAACAAATATAGTATCCTAAGATTATCTCTACTATTCTAAAGGAGGATTATATATGCTAGAGTTTAATAATTATTATATCCAAGATCAAAAAAATTTAACTGATTTATTTACAAATATATTTGTAATTATAGATGATATATATAATGAGATTATACCTATAACTGTAAGTAATAGACGTAATATAAAAGATAGCAAACTTTCTGATAGTGAGATAATCACTATTAGCATAGTTGGTGAACTTTTAACTATTGATTCTGAAAAAGCATTCTTTAGTTTGCTTAAAAGGGAATATAAAAATCTATTTCCAAAGATAGGAGATAGAACGAGATTCAACAGAACTAAAAGAAACTTATATTGGGTAATATCTAAAATAAGAGAGCATATTTCTTTATTTATGCAATCTTATTCTAACAATATAAGAATTGTAGATAGTATGCCTATTCCAGTATGTGAATTTGGTAGAGCACATTTTAGTAAATGCTTTAAAGGCGAAGCCTCTTATGGTAGATGTCCTTCAAAAAAACAAACTTATTTTGGATTTAAATTTCATGCTCTTACTACAATAGATGGATTTTTATCTGATTATATTATAACTCCAGCTAATGTAGATGATAGAAATGCAGTATGGGATTTATGTGATAAATATAAATCTATTTCTATTATTGGTGATAAAGGGTATGTAAATAAAAGGCTAACGCCTGAACTGAAAGTTGAAAAGGATATAAATCTATTATTTTTAAAGCGCGGAAATAGTAAAGATAATTATCCCAAAGATATAAGACAATTGATATTTAAAGCTAGAAGAAGGATAGAAACTAGTTTTTCTCAGTTGGCAGAACAATTAAATTTGAATAAAGTAAAAAGTAAATCAATGTTAGGATTTATAACTAGAACTTCAATAAAAGTTTTAGCTCATAATATATCATTTCTAATAAACAAATTAATGGGAAATGAAGATTCTATATCTAAAATAAAAAGATTAGTATTTGGATAAAAATTACAAATACTAATCTTTCATAGGATATTCTTTTTTGCACAATTTAAATTCCTTTATTTGGAAAAATAATTAACTAGCACAACAGATTAATTATTAAAAATATATATTATACTTATCTCAGGAATTCGTTTTCCCTTATATCATTATAGTATCAGAGGTATTTTTAACTTGCAATAAATACTCTTCTACATTATCTTACATACCCTAATTGCTATTATAGATTTTTTAACAATTTTAGAAATCATATTTTCATTTTTACTATGTTTTTTCTTATTACCTCTATAATAGACTCTTTTATTCTTACATCATACACGGTATATCATGATTATATTCTTATAAATATATCTTACTTATCCATATTTTAATAACAACTTTAATATAACTATATAGATTTATATCTATAAAAAATTCTCTTCGCTTGAGTGACGTGTCGGCGAAACACTTCATGTCGCCAACGACTTCGTTCGTTGCTTGAGCCACTGCGTGGGCGAAGTATTTCAAAATATTTTTTACGCTCAAAACCAATTTATTGATATTACTTACATTCAGAATTTATCCACATTTTTTTAAGTATTATAATATCCTTAAGCATAAAAAAGATGGTTCTACTGTTTGTATAACCATCTTCATTATTTATTCTTCGTGCTTCATCTGATGTTTTAATTCTTTTTCTAATTTCTTTTCTTCATGTCTTTCATGTCTTTCTTCTTTTTTCTCTTCATGATCTACTTTGCGACCTTGTTTAACTTTTTCATGTTCTTCATGCTTCATTTGGTGTTTTAACTCTCTAGCAAACTTCTTTTCTTCATGTTTTTCATGTCTTAACTCTTTATGTTGCTCATGACGAGCTTCCATGCCTTCTATATCTTTTTTCATTTCTTCAATAAATTTGCTCATTTATATACCTCCTAAAATGACCTTAATAAGATTCCTATTATAGTAACCTAACTTTTAAATAATAGTATGCAATATATCAAAAAAGTTAATAAAACTAATATGAGTTATGATATAAAATTTAAACAACGAGTAATTGAATATAGAGAAGAAGGACACACTTTCAAGGAAACTTGTAAAGTATTTAAAATATCTGAAACAACACTAATAAGATGGATAAACAAAAAAAAGGAAGGGAAATTAGGCGAAGTAAAAATAAGAGTTAGAAAACCAAAAAAGATTTGTCCAGAACAATTAGTTAAATATATAGAACAGTATCCAGATGCATACTTATATGAGATAGCAGAAGAATTCAATTGTAGTGATGTGGCTATATTTAAAGCACTTAAGAAACTAAATATAACACGAAAAAAAAGACAACTTTATACAAGGAGCAATGCAAAGAAAAAATAAAAAAATATTTAAATGAAATAAAATATTTTAAAGAAGAAGATATAGTATACATTGATGAAACAGGGATACAAGGATATATTTATAGAGAATATGCTAGAGCCGTAAGAGGTAAAAAGGTTTATGACAAAATACCTGGCAAAAAGTATAAAAGAATAAATATAGTAGCAGGAAAATGTGTAGATAAGATAATCTCTCCTTTAGTATACGATAAAATAATGGATAGTGAGTTTTTTGAAAAATGGTTCAAAGAAATGTTTTTAAAAGAAGTAGAAGAAAACAAAGTTATTGTAATGGATAATGCAACATTTCATTGTAAAAGTAGACTATATGAATTATGCAAGAATGCTAACAAAAATCTAAAATTAATATTTTTACCACCATATTCTCCAGATTTAAATCCAATAGAAAAGTACTGGGCAGTATTAAAAAAGAAGTTGAAAAAAATAGTTAAAAATAACATAAGTTTAGAAGAAACTATTTACCAACTTTTTAAAGTTAATTGACTATAATATATTTTACAAATTTTATTTTAGTATTCTCATTTTAAATTTAATAATAAAATATTAACTTATATATACAAAAAAAGAGTAGCAAAATTGCTACTCTTTTTATTACATCATTCCTGGCATTCCTCCGCCCATTCCTGGCATAGCAGGTTCAGATTCTGGTAAATCTGCAACTGCCGCCTCAGTAGTTAAGAATACTCCAGCTATAGATGCTGCATTTTGTAAAGCACTTCTAGTAACCTTAGTTGGGTCAACTATACCAACTTCTATCATGTTAACATATCTTTCATTTAATGCATCAAATCCTACCTCAGGTTCTGCATTAATTACTCTTTCTGTTATAACAGCACCCTCAAGACCTGCATTTATAGCTATTTGTCTTAATGGTTCTTCTAATGCTTTTCTTATTATCTTAGCACCTATTTGTACTTCACCTTCTAGTTCTAATACTAACTTATCTAAAGCTGGTATTACACTAACTAATGCAGTACCACCACCAGCAACTATACCTTCTTCAACAGCTGCTCTTGTTGCATTAAGTGCATCTTCTATTCTTAATTTTCTTTCTTTCATTTCAACTTCCGTAGCAGCTCCTACTTTTATAACAGCTACTCCACCAGCTAATTTAGCTAATCTTTCCATTAGTTTTTCTTTATCAAACTCTGAAGTAGTTTCTTCTACTTGATGCTTTATTTGATTAACTCTATTTTCTATAGCAACTTTATCTCCAAATCCATCTACTATTGTAGTAGCTTCTTTAGTTACTTTTACAGAACCTGCTCTACCTAACATAGTTACATCTGCTTCTTTTAGGTCATATCCTAATTCTTCAGATATTACAACTCCTCCAGTAAGTGTTGCTATATCTTCAAGCATTGCTTTTCTTCTATCTCCAAATCCTGGAGCTTTAACTGCAACAACTTCAAATGTTCCTCTTAATTTGTTAACTACTAATGTAGATAATGCTTCTCCATCTACATCTTCAGCTACTATTAATAATTTCTTACCTTGTTGAACTATTTGCTCTAATATAGGTAATATATCTTGTATGTTAGATATTTTTCTATCCGTTATTAATATATATGGATCATTTAATATTGCTTCCATCTTATCTACATCTGTAACCATGTATGCTGAAACGAACCCTCTGTCAAATTGCATCCCTTCAACAGCATCTAATTCAGTATTCATAGTTTTAGATTCTTCAACAGTTATAACACCATCTTTTCCTACTATTTCCATAGCTTCTGCTATTAATGCTCCTACTTCTTCATCCCCTGCAGATATAGAAGCAACTTGAGATATAGATTCCTTAGTTTCTATAGTTCTAGATTGAGATTTTAATTCTTCTACTGCAACTTCAACAGCTTTTTGTATACCTTTTCTTATTAAAACTGGATTAGCTCCTGCTGTTACATTTTTTAACCCTTCTCTTATTATAGCTTGAGCTAAAACTGTAGCAGTTGTAGTACCATCACCAGCTACATCATTAGTTTTAGTAGCAACTTCCTTAACTAATTGAGCTCCCATATTTTCAAATCTATCTTCTAACTCTATTTCTTTAGCTATTGTTACACCATCATTAGTTATAAGAGGTGCTCCAAATTTTTTATCTAATATAACATTTCTTCCTTTTGGTCCTAAAGTAACTTTTACTGTATCTGCTAATTTATTTACACCTGTTTCTAACGCTTTTCTAGTATCTTGAGCAAATTTAATTTCTTTAGCCATTATTAACCCCTCCTATAAATTATTCAACTACTGCTAATATATCACTTTGTCTTAGTATTGTGTATTCATTTCCTTCTATCTTAACCTCAGTACCTGCATACTTTTGGAATATAACTTTATCTCCTACTTTTAATTCCATAGTTATCTCTTTTCCGTCTACTATACCACCTGGGCCCACTTCTATAACTTCAGCCATTTGTGGTTGCTCCTTAGCTGTCCCTGGTAAAACTATACCACTTGCAGTTTTCTCTTCAGCCTCTATTTTTTTTATAACTACTCTATCAGCTAATGGTCTTATCTTCATATTTTTACCTCCTAGTAAATATTCATATGTAAAAATAAAAATTCGCTTTGCTCATTTCGCCAACGATATATCCTTGCTACCGCTATAGATACATCCGTTGCTCAAAATAATTGTTGAATTTCAAAATATATATTTTATAATACATTTGAATATAAAAATATACTATAATGAATTTATCACTCTCTAACCAAGAGTGCTAACAATTATTATAGTATATTAATTATATCCATTTTTCAATAGTTTTTAAAAATTTTTTATAATATAGGTGAAAATAGTCTCGCTATTGATTCTTTCACCTTTTTAACCATACTTCTATTATTAAAATCTTCTATTTTTAACTCCTCACTATTTTTCATATCTTCTAAAAAATCCTTAGTCATAATATCTATTACTTCTTTATCATATATAAATGCATTTATTTCAAAGTTTAGCATAAAACTTCTTAAATCCATATTAGCTGATCCAGTTGAAGTTATTTTATCATCTATAATTATAACTTTAGAGTGTATAAAACCTTTTGTATACAAATAAACCTTACCTCCAGATTTCAGTATATCACTAAAATATGAATAAGATGCTGTATTTACTATTTTATGATCAGCTATTTTCGGGAATATAATTCTAACATCTACTCCACTTAAAGCTGCACTATTTAAAGCTTTTAGCAAGCTTTCATCTGGTATAAAATATGGTGTTTCTATATATATGCTTTTTTTAGCCTGACATATAGCTGAAAAATAAGCATAATGTATAGCCTCCCAATCACTATCAGGCCCACTTGCTACAACTTGAACCATACTATTTCCGCAGTGACCTATTTTAGGGAAAAATCTTTTAGTTAAGAGAATCTCTTTTGTTGTATAATACCAATCTGTTAAAAAAATCATTTGAAGCATATATACTGAAGTACCTTCTACTCTTATATGAGTATCTCTCCAATAACCAAACTTCTTATTCCTTCCTAAATATTCATCACCTATATTTATTCCACCGGTATATCCTATAGAACCGTCTATTACTACTATCTTTCTATGATTCCTATAATTTAATTTACCTCCTAATATAGGGAATTTATTCGGTATAAATGGTTCAATTTGTATACTATACTTTCTCATTTCATTAAAGAAATTTCTATGAAACCAGAATCTCCAACATCCTACATCATCATACAAAATTCTAACCTTAACACCTTGTTTTGCTTTTTCAATTAATGCATTCTTTATCTTTGTTCCAATTTCACTTTCTTTTATTATAAAATATTCTAAGTGTATATATTCTTTAGCATTTTCTATATCTTTAAGAAGTCTTTCAAATTTTTGATTTCCATCAACATAGACTTCTATATTATTATTAGTTGTAAATGGAAATACTCCTGTATTTAATAATAAACTTATAACTCTTCGCTTAACAAAATCTTCATCTTCTAGGTCATTAAGTATTCTATTGTTCTTTATAGATTTTTGTTCTAATGTTACTAACTCTTCTATTTCATCTAAGTTCTCAAATAAATTTTTATCCTTTATATCTGTTGCTAGTTTTTGAGTTCTAAGCATTTTTATCTTTCGTATATTTCTACCAAATACCGCATATATCACAATTCCTAAACCTGGTAATAATATAAATATTAATAACCAAGTCATAGTCTTAGCAGGATCTCTATTTTCAAGTATTATAGTCATAGATATTAAAGCTCCAGCGATGTAAGATATAATTAAATAACTTAAAAACAAAATACCTCCAACACTCATAAAAAATCTCCTTTTTATCTTCCTATACCAAGCTCCCTTGCATAATAGAATAAATACTGTTGTGCAAAACCAGATAATCCCTTAAACTTATCTATAGCATATGCTCTTATTTTAGATAAACTCATATCCTCTTCTACATAAAATTCTTGCATAACTCTTTTAACCCACACGTCTACCGGGAAAGTATCATACTTTTGCATTCCAAATAATGCAATGCAGTCACCCACCTTAGGACCAACTCCATTAAATTTTAATAATTCCTTTAAGCACTCCTCTGTATTTAACTTAGTATATTCAGATATATTTTCATTATTTAAAATAACACTATCTGTTGTACTTTTTATATATTTATCTCTAAATCCTGTTTGGCATGCTCTTATTTGTTCTTGGCTAGCCTTACTTAATTGTTCTGGGGTAGGAAAAGCATAATACTCTTTACCATTATATTCACCAATATATGTCCCGAACTCTCTAGATAAATTATTTATAGCTTTTTGTATCATAGGTATTCTGTTGTTTGATGATATTATAAACGATATAAGCATTTCCCATCCATCTTGTTTAAGAATTCTTATGCCATCACCAAATTCTGTCGCTTTTTCTAAATGCTCATCCATATTTCTTAATATCTCTTTTATATTTCCATAATCTGTTCCTAAATCAAAATATTCAAACCAAATATTATTAAAATCATCTAAATTAGTATTCTTTAAAAAAACTTTATCTCCTTGTTTTGAAACATTTATTACTCTTCCTTTTGCTACACCAGTATATGACTCATCATCTTCTTTAATCCATCTAAAACACTGACCACATTCAAATATATGCTTCGGATTAAAATCTGATATATCTTCTAATATAACTGTGTTATCTTTTTCGTAAACTTTCATAAATTAATACTCCTCAACGTAAATTATTATAAAATTATTATATCTTTAATTTACCCATATTTTACATAAATTAAATAAGTTAATTTAAATTATGCTATAAAATAAAAAGTCTAGAGTAGTATTTTAAATTTTTTTCTGATAAAATACATAAGACATTATTTTTAGAGGGTGATTTTACATGAATAATAGAGGTATATTTATAGCTGTTGAAGGACCTATTGGTGTAGGAAAAACTACATTAGCTAATATACTTAACCAACATTTTGGTTATACTCTTTTAAGAGAAATAGTTGAAGAAAATCCTTTTTTATCAAAATTTTATACAGATATTAAAGAATATGCTTTACAAACAGAAGCATTTTTTCTATTTAATAGATTTAAACAATTAGAGGATATTGAAAAAAATGTATTAAGTCTATCTAAGGGTGTTGTAAGTGATTATCATATAATAAAAAATCTTATATTTGCAGGTATTACACTTGATAAAATGCAATTTCATAGATATAAACAAGTATATAACATATTCGTTAATGATTTACCTCAACCCGATATTATAATATATTTAAATTCTAATACAGATGTTCTGATGAAAAGAATAGCAATGAGGGATAGAAGTTTTGAAAGGCAAATGGATAGAAACTATATTGATGGATTAAGAACGGAATATAAATATTATTTCAATCCATTATCTATAAAACACAACTTTATGGGTAAAGAACCTATAATAATCGAGATTGATAATTCTAATTTAGACTTCTTAAATAAAGAAGAAGATAAAAAATTTATAATAAATAAAGTGGAAGAAGCAATTTCAACTTTAGGAGGAAATACGACATGTTCAAATTAGTAAATCAATGCAATAAACCTTTAAATAGAGATTTATTCATAACAGTAGCTGGTAATGTTGGTGCTGGTAAATCAACTTTAACTAAATTAGTTGCACAAAAACTAGGATTTGAAGCACATTATGAAAAGGTTGATGGTAACCCATATTTAGAAGATTTTTATAAAGATCAAGAAAAATGGGGGTTCCACTTACAATTATACTTCTTAGCTCAAAGATTTAAACAACAAAAAGAAATAGACAGCAATGGATTAAATAATATCCAAGATAGAAGTATATACGAAGATGTAGAAATATTCGCTAGAAATTTATATGATAATAAAAAAATGACTAAGAGAGATTATATAACTTATAGAGATTTATTTAATGATATGGTTCCTTATTTAAGAAGACCTGACTTAATGATATATCTTGATGGATCTTTAGATTCTATAATCCATAGAATAAATCTTAGAGGTCGTGATATGGAAAAAACAGTCGATATAGAATACTGGAAAAATCTTCATGATAGATATGAAAAATGGATTACTGAGTATGACCAATCACCAGTTTTATATGTTAATATAAATGAAGTTGATCTAATAAATAATCCAGAACATTTAGATATGTTATGTGATAAAATAAAAGAAATACTAGGGATGTAGATATATACACTCCTAGTATTTCTTTTTATACATATAGTTTCAATAAATACTTTATTTATTCTTTTTATTACATTATTTTTAATTATTATAAGAATATAGATATTAATATTATAGCAGTTACTACTTGTAATAAACCTACAAATAGAGCATATAATGATACAGATTTACCTTGTTTTATTAATTCTCTTAAATTAACTCTAAGTCCTATTGCACCTAATGCTATTATTTCAAGTTTATTACTTATAGCCTTAAATAAACTTGATACCTCTGGAGAGATTATATTTACTGTAAATAATGCACATGTTATAAAGAAACCTATAACATACCATGGTATTTTTATTTTACCTTTTTTAACATCTGATACTTCTTCTTCTATTATTTCATGGTTAGTTTTATGTTTTATATGACCAAGTGTAAATACTACTACAACTAATAGTATAACCCTTACTATTTTAAATATCATAGCCATTTCTTTAACATGCTCATTTACCATTTCTCCACTGGCAACAACTTGTCCTACTGATTGAAGTGTTCCACCTATCATAGCTGATGTTTTTACAACTTCATGGTTATATAACCGTCCACATAAAACAGGAAGTAAAAACATTAAAAATATACCAGTTATATTTACTATTGTGATAGTTATTCCTTTATCATCATCATTTGCATCTATAACTGGAGCTGTTGCAGCTATTGCAGATGAACCACATACTGCATTTCCACTTGCCATAAGCATTCTAAAATTCTGACTAAAACCTAATTTTTTACCTATATACATTGTTCCAACTATAGTAATTGCCATTTGTATAACAACAAAAATTATTCCGCTAAATCCTAATTCCATTAACTTTGTTACGCTTAAAGTACCTCCAAGCAATACTATTGAGTATGATAATAGATTAGTTTCAGAAAATTTATATCCACTTTGGAACACTTTTTGTCCTAAGAATAAGTTCCCTACTAACATACCTAAAAATATTGCTATAGTTCCTGCCCCTAAACTCGGCATAAACTTTGCTAATCCCATACTAATTAAAGATACTAATATAGCTACTATAAGTCCTGGTATTATATTTTTTATTTCACTTAATACTTTATTACTTTTACTCATAAATTCTGCCTCTCCTCTAAAATGTTATTTTTATTTGTATTATGCCCATATTCAATTCAAATAAATATATTTTCCAAAACTAATCATCTATTATTATATAAGCTTAATTTATATAAGTAAAATAAATAAAATATATAATATGTATTAATATTTTTAATTATTATGTGTATAATATATATAATAATTATATCAACTTTAGGAGGTATTGTATTGTTTGAAGAATTGAAAACTTTTATCGCTGTAGTAGAACATAAAAACTTTACAAAAGCCGGTGAATATTTAAATTTATCTCAACCAAGTGTCAGCACACATATAAAAAATTTAGAAAGTTATTATGGCGTTACTTTAATTAATAGATCTATAAAACATAAATCAATTGTTATAACTGAAAACGGCTATAAACTTTATAACAGGGCAAAAGAAATTCTACATATTTTAGATACTACATATATGGAAGTTAGAGATATTTCAGACTCGATCAAAGGAATTATAAAGATTGGTGCTAGTTTAACTATTGGGGAGTATATTTTACCTAAATTTCTTACTATTTTTCGTGAAAAATATCCAGATATAGAGGTTGATCTACTTATCGAAAATACCACTATAATTGCTGAAAATTTAAAGGATTTAACTTTAGATATCGGATTTATAGAAGGAATATCTTCATACCCTAATTTGAATCAAGAATATTTATCAGAAGATAAAATGGTTTTAGCAGTTCCTTATGATTCCCGCTGGATCAATAATAAATTTAACTTCGATTTATTACAAAATCAAAATTGGGTAGCTCGAGAAGAAGGGTCCGGTACTAGAGAATATTTAAATCTATATTTGAACTCAAATAAAATAATCGCAAAAAATTTAATGATTTTAGGTAGTAATTATGCAGTTAAAGAAGCTGTTAGAAATGGACTTGGAGTAACTATAATCTCTAATTTTGTAGCTGACCCAGCAGCTAAAAATAAAGAGTTAATCACCATAGAATTGGACAAATTTTACAATCGTAGTTTTTCTTATATTTTACCTAAAAATATGAATATTACAAAAGCTACTGAGGTATTTTTAGAAGAATTTAAAAATTACTTATTAACTATTACTAAGTAATTTTATTAATTATACAAGTATATTTTTATAATTAAACTATATTATTCTTTAATAAATATAAGGACTTAGCAATTCCTAAGTCCTTATATCAATTTATATTTAATTACATTCCTAGTTCTTTAAACTCTCTACTTCCAGGTTTAACCAACTCTATTTTTCCTTCTTTACATAAAGGACACTCATCAGCATCATGAACTTGTATATCTAACTTTATTGCACTATATATAGGCATACCTATATCTTTAGAAGTTCTATTTGCTATGCAAGCTACCCCTATAACTTCTCCACCTAATTTTTCTAAAGCCTCTTTAGTTTCTATCGTTGATTTTCCAGTAGTAACAACATCTTCAGCTATTATTATTTTGGCTCCAGGACTAACCTCAAATCCTCTTCTAAGCTCCATTACTCCATCTTTTCTTTCAGTGAATACAGTCTCCTTATTTAATTGTCTTCCTAATTCATAAGAAACTATAACTCCACCCATTGCAGGTCCTACTACTAAATCTATATCTAAATCTTTTATTTGATCAACTACTGTACTTAATACCTGCTCTGCATATTTAGGAAATCTTAATACTTTAGCACATTGTACATATCTATTGCTGTGCTTTCCTGAAGATAATAGGAAATGACCTTCTAATAATGCATCACTTTTCTTTAATATTTCTACTACGTCTACTTTACTCATAACTATGTCCTCCCAAATTTTCATATGTTTATTTTAAATTATTATATTATTCCTCTAATTTCGTCTAAACTTTTTATTCCTTCTTTTTTCATAAATTCTTCTATTCCGTCTATTATTTCAATACCAATTTTAGGATTTATGAAATTTGCAGTTCCAACCTGGATACACGTTGCTCCAGCCATTATAAACTCTATGGCATCTTGAGCTGTAGTTATTCCACCCATTCCCATAACTGGTATGCTTACATTTTTACATACCTCATGAACCATTCTAAGAGCTATTGGTTTTATGGCTGGACCAGATAAACCTGCATATATATTTTCAAATACTGGCTTTCTCTTATGTATATCTATAGCCATTGCTTTAAATGTATTCACTAAAGATATACCATCTGCACCTTCTTCTTCACAGACTTTAGCCATACCAACTATGTCTTCAGCATTAGGTGATAATTTAACTACAAGAGGTAAATCTGTAACTTTTCTAACTGCTCTTACTACTTCTCTTGCAACTTCATTTTTTATACCAAATGCCATTCCACCAGCTTTTACATTTGGACAAGATATGTTTAACTCTATCATATCTATAGATTGATTATTTAAAAGTTCAGCTCCCTTTACATAATCATCTAAAGTTCCTCCGCCTAAATTAGCTATCCTTACTAAGTTTAAACCTTTAAAAAACTTTAGTTCATTATCTATGAATCCTTGAACACTTGGATTTTCAAGTCCTACACTATTCATCATTCCAGATGGAGTTTCCCATACTCTCATCCCTTTATTTCCATCTCTTTTTTCTAAAGTAAGACCTTTACTACTTATCCCTCCTAATTTTTGTATGTCATAAATTTCATTATACTCTTTGCCGAATCCAAAGGTTCCTGAAGCCATAACAACTGGATTTTTAAAATCGATATTCCCGAATTTTACACCTAAATTAGCCATTGAATATCACATCCTCTCCCCAAAATACCGGTCCATCTTTACACGTTTTCTTATTTCCAAACTGTGTTTTACAAGTACATACTAAACATGCTCCAACTCCACATGCCATATGATTTTCTAGAGACACCATTATCTTCGTATTAGTTCCTTCTGTCATCTTAACTAGCTTTTCCATCATAGGAGTCGGTCCACAAGCTAGTATATAATCATATTTTTCAATATCTAAAATATCCGTTACAAATTTATCCCCTATAGCTATATGCACTTCATTACAAACTTCTTTGTATTCTTCTTCTAGTATGGCTTCTTTTCTAAAACCTAAATACGCATCACAATTTTCTATATTCTTAGCAACTAAGTAAAGTGGTGCTACTCCGATTCCTCCACCTACTAAAGCCACCTTACCTTGAACCTTTTCATAACCATTTCCATATGGACCTTCTAACTTTATAGTTTCGCTTACTTTTACTTTGCTTAAGATTTGAGTTCCTTCTCCTACAACTTTATATAAAAAACTTATACTATTCTCGTCTATATCGTGTATACTTATAGGTCTTGAAAGAAGTGGAAATTTATCCCATGCTCTTAACATATAAAATTGACCCATTTTTCCTTCAAACTTACCTTCAATTCTCAGAAGGTACATATCTTCCCCTACATATCTATTTTCAATTACTTTGTACATATTCATTCGCCCCTTGCCATCATATATTTTATCAAGATTTATATATAGTCTATTGCTGCTTCTTCCAAAGAATTTTGAGATTCTTTTGCACCT
The Romboutsia ilealis genome window above contains:
- a CDS encoding YeiH family protein encodes the protein MSKSNKVLSEIKNIIPGLIVAILVSLISMGLAKFMPSLGAGTIAIFLGMLVGNLFLGQKVFQSGYKFSETNLLSYSIVLLGGTLSVTKLMELGFSGIIFVVIQMAITIVGTMYIGKKLGFSQNFRMLMASGNAVCGSSAIAATAPVIDANDDDKGITITIVNITGIFLMFLLPVLCGRLYNHEVVKTSAMIGGTLQSVGQVVASGEMVNEHVKEMAMIFKIVRVILLVVVVFTLGHIKHKTNHEIIEEEVSDVKKGKIKIPWYVIGFFITCALFTVNIISPEVSSLFKAISNKLEIIALGAIGLRVNLRELIKQGKSVSLYALFVGLLQVVTAIILISIFL
- a CDS encoding deoxynucleoside kinase; this encodes MNNRGIFIAVEGPIGVGKTTLANILNQHFGYTLLREIVEENPFLSKFYTDIKEYALQTEAFFLFNRFKQLEDIEKNVLSLSKGVVSDYHIIKNLIFAGITLDKMQFHRYKQVYNIFVNDLPQPDIIIYLNSNTDVLMKRIAMRDRSFERQMDRNYIDGLRTEYKYYFNPLSIKHNFMGKEPIIIEIDNSNLDFLNKEEDKKFIINKVEEAISTLGGNTTCSN
- the cls gene encoding cardiolipin synthase, which translates into the protein MSVGGILFLSYLIISYIAGALISMTIILENRDPAKTMTWLLIFILLPGLGIVIYAVFGRNIRKIKMLRTQKLATDIKDKNLFENLDEIEELVTLEQKSIKNNRILNDLEDEDFVKRRVISLLLNTGVFPFTTNNNIEVYVDGNQKFERLLKDIENAKEYIHLEYFIIKESEIGTKIKNALIEKAKQGVKVRILYDDVGCWRFWFHRNFFNEMRKYSIQIEPFIPNKFPILGGKLNYRNHRKIVVIDGSIGYTGGINIGDEYLGRNKKFGYWRDTHIRVEGTSVYMLQMIFLTDWYYTTKEILLTKRFFPKIGHCGNSMVQVVASGPDSDWEAIHYAYFSAICQAKKSIYIETPYFIPDESLLKALNSAALSGVDVRIIFPKIADHKIVNTASYSYFSDILKSGGKVYLYTKGFIHSKVIIIDDKITSTGSANMDLRSFMLNFEINAFIYDKEVIDIMTKDFLEDMKNSEELKIEDFNNRSMVKKVKESIARLFSPIL
- a CDS encoding DNA-3-methyladenine glycosylase family protein, which produces MKVYEKDNTVILEDISDFNPKHIFECGQCFRWIKEDDESYTGVAKGRVINVSKQGDKVFLKNTNLDDFNNIWFEYFDLGTDYGNIKEILRNMDEHLEKATEFGDGIRILKQDGWEMLISFIISSNNRIPMIQKAINNLSREFGTYIGEYNGKEYYAFPTPEQLSKASQEQIRACQTGFRDKYIKSTTDSVILNNENISEYTKLNTEECLKELLKFNGVGPKVGDCIALFGMQKYDTFPVDVWVKRVMQEFYVEEDMSLSKIRAYAIDKFKGLSGFAQQYLFYYARELGIGR
- a CDS encoding deoxynucleoside kinase, producing the protein MFKLVNQCNKPLNRDLFITVAGNVGAGKSTLTKLVAQKLGFEAHYEKVDGNPYLEDFYKDQEKWGFHLQLYFLAQRFKQQKEIDSNGLNNIQDRSIYEDVEIFARNLYDNKKMTKRDYITYRDLFNDMVPYLRRPDLMIYLDGSLDSIIHRINLRGRDMEKTVDIEYWKNLHDRYEKWITEYDQSPVLYVNINEVDLINNPEHLDMLCDKIKEILGM
- a CDS encoding LysR family transcriptional regulator, whose amino-acid sequence is MFEELKTFIAVVEHKNFTKAGEYLNLSQPSVSTHIKNLESYYGVTLINRSIKHKSIVITENGYKLYNRAKEILHILDTTYMEVRDISDSIKGIIKIGASLTIGEYILPKFLTIFREKYPDIEVDLLIENTTIIAENLKDLTLDIGFIEGISSYPNLNQEYLSEDKMVLAVPYDSRWINNKFNFDLLQNQNWVAREEGSGTREYLNLYLNSNKIIAKNLMILGSNYAVKEAVRNGLGVTIISNFVADPAAKNKELITIELDKFYNRSFSYILPKNMNITKATEVFLEEFKNYLLTITK